The nucleotide sequence GGCACCACGGCGCCCCCAGAGGCCAACCACGACCTCTGCTCACAGGGGGGCGACGGGCACGTGGCTTTAGAGAGGCCCGTGGCAACCGCGGACGCCTTTGTGCCCAACGAGGATGACTGCAGGGAAGATGCGGTGGCGTCTCTGTCTGGTGCGCCAGGCTCTAGAGAAGGCAGACGAGCGCGTgaggagcggaagtgtgtgCGCCGCCTCAGCTGCGACCCAGACGGGTCTTCACCCAGCGCCAAGCGACCTACTACTGAGGACTATTACCAACTTAACGTCACTCAGGTGCATAAGGGTCAACTTTCTTTCCAAGTTTCAATTATCCATTACAAACTAGTAATGAGCAGTGGTATGAGATGAACGATGCATCAGTATCTCTAAGTGACATACGATCAGTGCTGAACCAACAGGCGTACTTACTGTTCTACATCCAGTCATTTCAATCTAATGTTTAAACcattatatttagaatatttagaaaggcattttatacacttttattccccccccccaatccatcATTTTTAGGTCAACAGATCTTAAACTGAgactgtaactctgtgacccgtggtcccggtcattgctcccctcgcccggtcagcacggccaaggtgaacgggcctcagttcacctccacctccttcatcggtccacagcttcctcctcacatggcaaaggtatcaccgcaccactgcaccatgccaggaaatctgactgggaactggttgttattgttcactagtataattgagagggctgtgttttgttagtttacactgttaaactcttactttctgttccttatattcagatttcccataactgaccgctgttcactttgcagaataactctcccatgaaggaggaccatggtggctcaaagcctggcggcagcaacagcagcagcgtCCCGAAGAGCCGGCCCAGCCCCTGCAGTTCTTCGGCTGCCGCATCCCACCTGCGCCCGCtgccctcgtcctcttcctccagcgcaCCACAGTCTACCTCAGACCTCAGTTGGCCTGTGCAGGTGAACGGTGGCGCCACCGCTCACAATAGAGCAGCTTTCCTGGTTCCGTATGGCCAAGAGTCATCCGACGAGTCCGACCAGGAAGGCGGAGCCTTGGATAATGGCACAGGGAAGTCTTACCCTGGTGCCAAGGCATCCGACGGGAAAGGTGGGATGGATGGTCCCCTCTTCCACAGCTCAAGCTCCCTCACGCCCAAGACCAACGGAGAGAGGCCCGTGGCAACCGCAGACGCCTTTGTGCCCAACGATGATGACTGGGATAAAGGTGCCCTTTACTTCTGTCCCTTAACACACGGCAAGTCTATCTTGGATAAGTCTGAGGCACACCAGTTTATCTCTGGAGATAAACCAAGCTCTATTTGTTGTCATGGGACCACTAGTGGTGAATTTACTGTGGTCTGTGTTGCCTATTATCTTTTCTGTCCTCATTGTGaatttggttgtgtttgtagatgtaaGAAAATGGTTCATGCCTGAAAAAGATTTACCGTCCACCGTAGCTCGAATGTGCTCACCATTGTTTTAAAGCGCTTCGACTTCAACGGAAGCAAAATTGCAAAGGTTTGACCACCGTACTTAATTCTGCCGCACTGTTGTACACTTTCCTTAGTCGTTGCACGTGATCTATGCCGTTGCACAACTGTTCTCTGTCCCCCTGTGCAGGACGTGAGGTATCCAGAGTATCTGGACATGCGTCCGTTCATGTCGCAGTCCCACGGAGAGCCACAGCTCTACGGCCTGTACGCTGTGCTGGTCCACTCCGGGATTAGCTGCCACGCCggacactactactgctatgtgaaggtttgatgtgctgcgcggtttcagcattctctgcgtttttgcactgagtttctgctctagctaatggatggaataatgtttttatttcagtctggtaATGGGCAGTGGTATAAGATGAACGACGCATCAGTAACTGTAAGCGACATACAATCAGTGCTGAACCAACAAGCGTATTTACTGTTCTACATCCGGTAAGTTCAACCTAATGTTTAAACCAGCTCCAGATTTTTGAATAGTGGAATATTTAGAAAGGtattttatacacttttattgactgtaactctgtgacccgtggtcccggtcattgctcccctcgcccggtcagcacggccaaggtgaacgggcctcagttcacctccacctccttcatcggtccacagcttcctcctcacatggcaaaggtatcaccgcaccactgcaccatgccaggaaatctgactgggaactggttgttattgttcactagtataattgagagggctgtgttttgtttgtttacactgttaaactcttactttctgttcctgatattcagatttcccataactgaccgctgttcactttgcagaataactctcccGTGAAGGAGGACCAAGGTGGCTCAAAGCCTGGCGGCAGCAACAGCGGCAGCGTCCCGAAGAGCCAGCCCAGCCCCTGCAGTTCTTCGGCTGCCGCATCcccgacctctgacctcagacggcctgtgcaggtgaacggtggcgccgccgctcacaatagagcagcatctctgtctGGTGCGCCAGGCTCTAGTGAAGGCAGACGAGCGCGTGAGGAGCGGAAGTGTGATAAAGACTCTGGGCAGCCACACCTTTCCTCCACCCTGAAGGAGCGAGGCAGATCCAGGCAGGGACATTATCGCGAGCGGGAAAACCGGAGTCGGGAGCGCTACGGGCACCGCCATCGCCATCGCCATCGTCCCAACAGAGACCACCATACTGATAAGGATCGCTCGGCCAGTCGAGAGAGGATCCctggagagcgagagggagatcgCCACCGGGACGGGCACACCCACCACCGCCgagaccactaccaccaccggcGCCATCACAGCAGCAAGGACGAACGAGACCGGGATGTGGAGAATGGTCAAGGTGACTTCCCTCGCTCATTTGAGTACTATGTTGGGAAGAAAGACTCGGGACACAAGCGGGCTAAAGCACCACGCCCCGCCAGCCCTGCCCCGCGGCCCCAGGCACAAAAGCGTAGCCTGTCGGACAGGGAGGATCCATGTGAAGAGCGGCCTGTCAAAAAACATAAGAAatccaagaagaagaagaaggacaaGCGGAGGTAAGGAGCTATTTATGTTGCATGAGAACGGCCATTGCTATACTGTGTGTGACCAGGAGGGGTCAGCAAACAGAACTGTTACTGttgtagaaaatctagcaaccaTAAGCCAGAAAGTGTACTACAGTTTCCTTAAGCAAATCATTTTCAATCTGCAGGAGTTCTGAGAGGGACCCATCAGACAGGAATGGGGACAGCAGCTCCTTCCGACacaaaaagatgaaaaagaagaggaggaggcacaACTTGGAGGAGGAGCCTCGAATGGAGTGTCGCTCTGGCCACAGCTTAGACAAACGTAAGCGCTGCCTCAGCTCCGACCCAGACGAGTCTTCACCCAGCGCCAAGCGACCTACTACTGAGGACTATTACCAGACTCAGTAGATCGTGCTCTGATGCCACGCTCCCTCCTTCGCCTTCCTCTGGACAGACAAAAGCGATGTCCGAGCCTCTTACTCAGGATATCGCTCCCCTGCTGTCCCCGCCTCCGCACAGGCCCCATTCAGCCCCCGAGACGCCAGCTAAGCCAACCGACACCACGCCTCGCACCCAGACGGCCTCGGCTGAGGAGCCCATCTACTGCCACGACACCCATGTGACGAAAGGCACCACGGCGCCCCCAGAGGCCAACCACGACCTCTGCTCACAGGGGGGCGACGGGCACGTGGCTTTAGAGAGGCCCGTGGCAACCGCGGACGCCTTTGTGCCCAACGGCGATGACTGCAGGGAAGATGCGGTGGCGTCTCTGTCTGGTGCGCCAGGCTCTAGAGAAGGCAGACGAGCGTGTgaggagcggaagtgtgtgCGCCGCCTCAGCTGCGACCCAGACGGGTCTTCACCCAGCGCCAAGCCACCTACAGTTgtggtcaaaagtttacatacacttgtaaaaaacataatgttatggctgtcttgagttttcaataagttctacaactcttatttttctgtgatagagtgatcggaacacatacatgtttgtcacaaaaaacagtcataaaatttggttctttcataaatttattatgggtctgctgaaaatgtcaccaaatctgctgggtcaaaaatatacatacagcaacattAGTATTTGGTTACATGTCCCTTGGCCATTTTCACGGCAACTAGGCGCTTTTGGTAGCCATCCACAAGCTCCTGGCAAGCTTCAGGTCGAATGTTTGACCACTCTTCTTGACAGAATTGGTGCAGTTCAGCTAAATGTGATGGTTTTCTTGCATGAACCTGTTTCTTTAGCACTGTCCACATGTTCTCAATGGGGTTTAAGTCAGGACTTTGGGAAGGCCATTCTAAAACCTTAATTCTAGCCTGGTTTAGCCATTCCTTTACCACTTttgatgtgtgttttgggtcattgtcttgttggaacACCCAACTGCGCCCAAGACCCAACCTTCGGGCTGATGGTTTTAAGTTTTCCTGCAGAATTTGGAGGTAATCCTCCTTCTTCATTATCCCATTTACTTTCTGCAAAGAACCAGTTCCACTGGCAGCAAAACATCCCCAGAGCAtaatactaccaccaccatgcttgacagtAGGCATGGTGTTCCTGGGATTAAAGGCCTCACCTTTTCTCCTCCAAACATATTGCTGGGTGTTGTGGCCAAACAGCTCAATTTTTGTTTCGTCTGACCAGAGAACTTTCCTCCAGAAGGTTTTATCTTTGTCCATGTGATCAGCAGCAAACTTCAGCCGAGTCTTAAGGTGCCTTTTCTGGAGCAAGGGCTTCTTTCTTGCACGGCAGCCTCTCAGTCCATGGCGATGTAAAACACGCTTGACTGTGGAGACTGACACCTGTGTTCCATCAGCTTCCAAATCCTTGCAGACCTGCTTCTTGGTGATTCTTGGTTGACTCTTGACCATCCTGACCAATCTCCTCTCGGCAGCATGTGATAGCTTGCGTTTTCTTCCTGATCGTGGCAGTGACACAACTGTTCCATGCACTTTGTACTTGCGTATAATTGTCTGCACAGTTGCTCTTGGGACCTGTAGCTGCTTTGAAATGGCTCCAAGTGACTTCCCTGACTTGTTCAAgtcaataattcgctttttcagatCCACACTGAGTTCCTTTGACTTTCCCATTGTAGCTTTTGTAGCTGAGTCTAATCACTGGGTCAAATGAGCCCTATTTAAATGGGCTCATGAGAAGTCAACAGCTGTAGTCAATCAGAATCacttacaagaagtgaagaggCCATGACATGAAGCTAATTTGATTGACACAACTCGCTACATCACCAAAATTGACAAATtttgttgctgtatgtatatttttgacccagcagatttggtgacattttcagcagacccataataaatttatgaaagaaccaaattttatgactgttttttgtgacaaacatgtatgtgttccgatcactctatcacagaaaaataagagttgtagaacttattgaaaactcaagacagccataacattatgttttttacaagtgtatgtaaacttttgaccacAACTGTACTACTGAGGACTAATACCAACTTAACGTCACTCAGGTGCATAAGGGTCAACTTTCTTTCCAAGTTTCAATTATCCATTACAAACTAGTAATGAGCAGTGGTATGAAaggcattttatacacttttatcCCCCCCCCAATGCATCATTTTTAGGTCAACAGATCTTATGTAACTCTGTGACCCGtggtcccggtcattgctcccctcgcccggtcagcacggccaaggtgaacgggcctcagttcacctccacctccgtcatcggtccacagcttcctcctcacatggcaaaggtatcaccacaccactgcaccatgccaggaaatctgactgggaactggttgttattgttcactagtataattgagagggctgtgttttgtttgtttacactgttaaactcttactttctgttccttatattcagatttcccataactgaccgctgttcactttgcagaataactctcccatgaaggaggaccaaggtggctcaaagcctggcggcagcaacagcagcagcgtCCCGAAGAGCCGGCCCAGCCCCTGCAGTTCTTCGGCTGCCGCATCCCACCTGCGCCCGCtgccctcgtcctcttcctccagcgcaCCACAGTCTACCTCAGACCTCAGTTGGCCTGTGCAGGTGAACGGTGGCGCCGCCGCTCACAATAGAGCAGCTTTCCTGGTTCCGTATGGCCAAGAGTCATCCGACGAGTCCGACCAGGAAGGCGGAGCCTTGGATAATGGCACAGGGAAGTCTTACCCTGGTGCCAAGGCATCCGACGGGAAAGGTGGGATGGATGGTCCCCTCTTCCACAGCTCAAGCTCCCTCACGCCCAAGACCAACGGTTCCAGTTGCTTCCCCGGAATTCTCCCACGAGAAAACGGATCGGGACTTGTTCACAGTGCCCAAAATGGCCACCATAAAGTCAATGGCTTCAAACCATGTGATAAGGTATAAATTGATCAGTCAAAGCTGATTAAGCGATGGTGTTTTCGGTGGGGTACCTTTTTTATCACAGTATTTTTTAAATTCTGCatatgtatgttttatattactTTAACATTTAAAGACCAAAAATGctttcatttgaatatttgcAAACAGCACATGGTTTCCTGGTTCTACTCCTGAAATGCTATAGCTGTGTAGTTCCATCAGCTTCAGTATTCAGATAATACTATTAGACAAGAGGAATTAGACAGAGGAATTGTGAACCCATTAAGTAATATAATCGGTAAACTGAAGCCATCAAATGGCCGTTAACAGCTTTTTGTTGCTTGCGTTGTTCAGGCTACAGAAATTGGAGCATCTTTATCTTCCCTGGTGAGCCCCACCAGCGGGTTGGACTCCCAGCTCAGAAAGAACGCATACAGGTACACAAGCCGCTCTGGTCATCTTTCAGATTCACTCATTCAGCGAATAGAAAGGAAACACTGCAGGTAGATGAAGTGAGTAACACTGCTGCCTTTTTCTTCTCTGTTCAGCTCCAAGCCATCGTGCTCTGATGCCACGCTCCCTCCTTCGCCTTCCTCTGGACGGACAAAAGCGATGTCCGAGCCTCTCACTCAACATGTCCCCGCTGTCCCCGCCTCCGCACAGGCCCCATTCAGCCCCCGAGACGCCAGCTAAGCCAACCGACACCACGCCTCGCACCCAGACGGCCTCGGCTGAGGAGCCCATCTACTGCTACGACACCCATGTGACAAAAGGCACCACGGCGCCCCCAGAGGCCAACCACGACCTCTGCTCACAGGGGGGCGACGGGCACGTGGCTTTAGAGAGGCCCGTGGCAACTGCGGACGCCTTTGAGCCCAACGGCGATGACTGCAGGGAAGATGCGGCAGCGTCTCTGTCTGGTGCGCCAGGCTCTAGAGAAGGCAGACGAGCGCGTGAGGAGCGGAAGTGTTAAAGACAAGACAAAAGAAATGCTTCCATATGCTCATATAACAAATAAAGTATAATAGCATGTTACCTAAGCAATAACTTGGTTTCTCAGTGCACACAAAATGTAAAGGAACACTGAAATTCAACCTGACCATTAAAAACTGTAAATGAGATTTTCTTGATAATTTACTAGATTCTATACCTTTACATGTCCATGATCTTTACACAACCAGTCCTGCTGATTTAAATGACACAATAAAGTTATGaacaaaataatttgtaatggATAATTCTAGAATGGAAAACAGAAGTATGGGGTTAATGTGGGATGTGCTTAGGAGAAAACTCATCTTAAATATTAGCAGTTTCCAGTTCTAGGGATTTTGGCCGCTTGAAAAAACCAAATGGGCCCCGGTCGTTTGGGGACTGTGTCAGTCATAACTGCACTCCCTCACCTAGCATCTCTGCTTAAATGCTTGTTTAATTCTGAGACTGTGGTTTCCTATTTGTCTGAattttcccataatgccaaaaaaattctaCTACCACCCAAGAATTGGTAGCCTTTGTTTATCCCCCAGGGCAAATGTAGACAGATTCTGCTGTACCATTTTTCAAAAATCCACACTGAAGTCTTAATTTTGTTAGGGCTTGGAGATACATTTCTCAGAAATTGGTTATCAGTTTCTCAGAAgtctcccataatgccaaaagaattccactgctgcatgagagtatgaacccttAACTATCATAACAGTAAGTTTTTGCatatttcactgtaccatttcctcataaatccattttaggttcatactGCATTTAGgtgaattaaagcactcatatcaaataggctgaatctgtgtaaatatCCTTTTGATCCTGACCAGAGTGAGCTTGTTCACTTTCACTGAAACCGTCATCAAGAACATCATCCTGTTCTTCATCCATGTTGTCAGATTTCTTCTGACAAGTGTCATGACAAACTTCTATCAGGGGACTGATACAGTTAGGTTTTTGCATCTGAGATGCAGAATCCCTCCATCACCTTATTGTGTACTGTAAGGAACCATGTAAAGCATTAAATGGGCCTGAGGCCTCAGCATCAACCCACAGTCTTTGagaggtcataggtcatagtTGGGTCAAAGCCTGCTTCAACTGCTTCCTACTAGCATCATACTTGGGTCAAAGCTGATGAATGAAGGACAATTACATCATGACAGTTCAGCTACCAGGtgtaagagagggaggagcttgaaGGTAAGAGAAAGGGACACGAATGGAGGATTCACATCCAACACTCCAAAATTAAGGTTTTATGTTGTTCTCAACGACTTTGTTATTGCATACCCTGTTggtgtaaaaaaataaactgtttttttcCCATCACCTGACTCCCTGTCCACTGTGTAATTTGGTTTTGTGCATGACACCTAGCTTTAAATTATCAGTCAAGCAACCAATGAGTATATTGAAGATGAGTTGTGAGTGGTGTCATATCATACATGTATTCTCTGAAAGAAGGGATTTGAGTGCCATCCTGCAACTTCTTTCCACCAACAACCCCcttaaaagccaaaataaacacatCCATTGACATGGTAAATGCCAACAGTAAAATTGTACAACCTGCCATTATGCCCATTTAGACAGCCAAGATATGGTATTTTCAcctgttttaaaacaaaatgggATATCTTCAAAATGGGCTCTCATCCACCTAGTGTCTGGTACCTGAAAGAGGTCATATGCCTTCCACAAAAATTGATTAGTGCTGTGGTACATCCTGAGAAGCCAGAAATGTGCTGATCAACTTCACACAACTATAGCTGCTGGGAATCAgtgccggagtggctaatcgggagattcgggaggattcccgatgggccggctcatgtcaatctctagtttgggccgattaggagggaaaaataattttgggccggatttgggcatgaaactcccgggctgaaaaagtggcccactccggccctgctggGAATTGTGGTTGGAAACAAGGAGAGTAAAAAGGTTTTGATATTAGCAAAAAGCTTGTGATGTTTGGTTATAATTTGAAAGAACAAAATCATCTAAACAGATTTGTAAGGTGTGGTGATTACTCCCGTAAGCATACCTTTAGCTGAAATGGGAGTTCAACTGATTACATGTAATTTTTATTTTCACCACTGGGTGCAACTGACAGCAAGGAATTAGCCACAGATAAAACAAGATAACCACATTCAGTACATTAGTATATTAGCACATTAGTACACTAaaaccagggcttaatttgagccggatcctgccggaacaggatccgggaactctttcattttgaagggtgcgttccgggaactgtctgcctcgatccggtaactttcaagcctactaattataagttatgaagaaatctgtctgtgttaaaccaattaattgaacaaataattctataaaatacattttttaaacacaagagccacattcaggcttcctaaatcacataagagccctcctttttagcgatgcctttaggcgtctcccctataaagctagttatactttagcgagtgaccgtagcgcgcgactccgcacacatcgcgcgaacctccggaggaggaggaggcgtttatacttgccgcgtcacattatttagtGTGCTAGttagtagtataaagaaacacccctcaaaaacaggggaaggaatatttacctgacaaattttaatgttgctttgtgtttcagatttgtaaattgctggaatttaggctaaagtacttgaaaatgcacttaaatgcacttctgcacttaaaacacttataaaacacacgtaaatcatttaaaagtcatttatatatacgaattggcttgctattttgacatttgtgtgcctaagcgttgtgttttgtgtgcgtgccggtgacattgttggcatcagtgaccccttgtctcatgccgctgtttgcgttctggcatcgtttgatttacaaattaagcactgactTAACGTTTTAAACGTTTTATCACGACAAGAGCTACGCGATACTGCTCTAAAAcacagtgctctgataaagaagataaatggaatgtatggaagcccatttccgccacgtaaaataaaaaaaaaattgctatctcattattttgagattctaagtcattatatactatagtatctcaaaataatgacttagtatctcgaaataatgagatagcaatttacttaataatgagaaaaaaaaatatgtgctgttttttttttttttttactttaggtggtgggaatgggcttccatataaatgtctgtattgtaaagacgacattttaccctgatgcttttgtcggcatttttcaggtgccctggatgctgctgctgaaaaaatcagagaattggaggtcaaggtcagagaattagaatctcagctcaggggcctgcaaatcaacagattttgtgcaactgatgagaagttcagattctacacccgttttccatcagagaaggtatttttgatcttttgggagtcggttgctccctcagcatccaggttggtgtactggagtaaagcacagaggaacgagggtgtgatggaaattgagaaaccAAGTCCAAGTCAAAGACTGGCACAACAAGACTGgaaataacaagacagtctggaattctcagcctactggaaccaggagATGCATGCATGGCAGACAAGGGCTTTGTCATtgaccagatgctgtctgatgttggtgcaacactcatcatcccccccttcaagaaatccacctgcttcagcaaggaggacacggagaaaacacaagccatagctcgtctctgaatcctggtggagagagctatcagaagagtcaaagaataccacatctggcacacaaccattcctcttaccctttcaggctcagtgaatctgctgtggactaccggttgttgtaatgaccaactaccaaggtcccttagatttaaacagtgatgtacctgtctaaattattcttgtaacactggaagaaacaaagatacaaaattatttatagttctattcatgtttaatgatggaatgaaggttttttgtttatattatgttttttttttgttacagacctgtaacaacttctttaagaggcttctctgtcctccactcattacctgtattaatggcaccaggatgatgtttcctcttgtgagtcttggttcctcccaaggtttcttcctatagtttttgaaggagattttccttgaccactgttgcctttggcttgctcaccagggtttttttttttgttgttgatgattctggacttctataagggtgctttgtgtaaaaaccactatataaatacatttcatttgatgattaatgtttattaaatgttccttttctacacaatgtttgcatatttcattaattaaggtaacaggctggtaatataaatacagatttaatacatcagggtatatacagagattcttaagttgaatttaatacctttttaatacctacaaaatattttttaataccagcatgacttaaagcggcgactgaagtggcctctcggttgttgctaaccactggcctaaaccagtctttaaacaggcatgaaaatgggtcagtgtcagtcctgcctccctcctgtcggtcatgtcttctgtttgtcttttattttgaaatttcttagttgtgtctgtcttcactcccctgccccctcgttattgctttctgctgtgtcttgttgagtcccttggtcggttagtgtatttaagtcttgtgtttaatctcttgtttgtatgcgatttggtatcttggtcttttgtgtctgtaatactagtctgtatgtactccttgtattttgtgtgactttggtttctctaggggtattgcttgttgatgtctttgcttttatttagccttgtcCACCCAGCTATtcctgttagtgttgtttggttcataagttaggtgtttgattattcttggggtatgttttgtgtgctttgtgtatatgtatcagttttgtcattaaattcattgttcagtccgcacttgcgttcagccctctctcctagttgttaccgaataaccgacctacaatgaacgcagcggacagtggagtgaggcatgttgcttgcttgcctcctcccaaagatgatgaggactttcaggtacagctggactatttgcagtcatgtttcattttggacactgcaggtaaacctgttgcaatgccctctttaactgactccccagacatgtacgatggagaggagcgtaatgctgatgcctttgttctacaatgtagcctgtattttcagttcctgacatgccctatgccaccggaaaaggctctggtgctctttatgagggcaagactacagggaaaggcgcttcagtgggcaaacctcatccttgcgcaccggacggaggaagcctggactgtggaggggtttttcaaactcttacaggctaggttctccggtgttgccccccagccctacagcatgtctgagactgtaggtgctactacacctcttcctggagtggtcttctccaccagtatggtggattttcctaagactttttttgggggggtgctatgagcctatgcgtcgggccctcatgtctcatcagaccgaccccattggcaatgtggggaggaagaggggactgaggggcggcgcaagggcatgtccatgttcctccccagatgctccagcggcctcggcgcctcctaacccgcagacagacatacatttgctatcaaatcaaagcccatcctatcctctaaaatattaatataaactgattccactgtaggcaaggtagttaatcactgtatgtatagtgacatagaacatttgtggaattacggtaaattgcaaataaacaaaatacaacatgactgttg is from Brachyhypopomus gauderio isolate BG-103 unplaced genomic scaffold, BGAUD_0.2 sc189, whole genome shotgun sequence and encodes:
- the LOC143502073 gene encoding uncharacterized protein LOC143502073 isoform X1; its protein translation is MSDPLTQDVAPPLSPPPHRPHSAPETPAKPTDTTPRTQMASAEEPIYCHDTHVTKGTTAPPEANHDLCSQGGDGHVALERPVATADAFVPNEDDCREDAVASLSGAPGSREGRRAREERKCVRRLSCDPDGSSPSAKRPTTEDYYQLNVTQVNRSYVTL
- the LOC143502073 gene encoding uncharacterized protein LOC143502073 isoform X2 codes for the protein MSDPLTQDVAPPLSPPPHRPHSAPETPAKPTDTTPRTQMASAEEPIYCHDTHVTKGTTAPPEANHDLCSQGGDGHVALERPVATADAFVPNEDDCREDAVASLSGAPGSREGRRAREERKCVRRLSCDPDGSSPSAKRPTTEDYYQLNVTQVNRS
- the LOC143502084 gene encoding uncharacterized protein LOC143502084 translates to MSQSHGEPQLYGLYAVLVHSGISCHAGHYYCYVKNNSPVKEDQGGSKPGGSNSGSVPKSQPSPCSSSAAASPTSDLRRPVQVNGGAAAHNRAASLSGAPGSSEGRRAREERKCDKDSGQPHLSSTLKERGRSRQGHYRERENRSRERYGHRHRHRHRPNRDHHTDKDRSASRERIPGEREGDRHRDGHTHHRRDHYHHRRHHSSKDERDRDVENGQGDFPRSFEYYVGKKDSGHKRAKAPRPASPAPRPQAQKRSLSDREDPCEERPVKKHKKSKKKKKDKRRSSERDPSDRNGDSSSFRHKKMKKKRRRHNLEEEPRMECRSGHSLDKRKRCLSSDPDESSPSAKRPTTEDYYQTQ
- the LOC143502071 gene encoding uncharacterized protein LOC143502071, which produces MAKNNSPMKEDQGGSKPGGSNSSSVPKSRPSPCSSSAAASHLRPLPSSSSSSAPQSTSDLSWPVQVNGGAAAHNRAAFLVPYGQESSDESDQEGGALDNGTGKSYPGAKASDGKGGMDGPLFHSSSSLTPKTNGSSCFPGILPRENGSGLVHSAQNGHHKVNGFKPCDKATEIGASLSSLVSPTSGLDSQLRKNAYSSKPSCSDATLPPSPSSGRTKAMSEPLTQHVPAVPASAQAPFSPRDAS